The genomic interval GACGAGCTGGTCAAGCGCGGCCTGATCACGCTCTGGCAGGCCCGGCAGCTTCTCAGTGGCCGGCATGCCTTCTTCGTCGGCAAATACAAGCTGCTCGAATGTCTGGGGACCGGCGGCATGGGCACGGTTTACAAAGCCTATCACGCCATGACCGACCGCGTCGTGGCGTTGAAGCTGGTCAGCAAAGCCATTCTGGCCAATCCGCCGGCCGTGGCCCGATTTCGCACCGAGGTGCGGCTGATCTGCTCGCTCAACCACCCCAACATCATCACCGCCTACGACGCCGACAGCGTGGGTGATATGCACTTCCTCGTCATGGAGTTCGGCCAAGGCCGCGACCTGCGGGCCTGGCTGAAGGAGCACGGCCCGTTGCCGGTCGATTGGGCCTGCGATTGCATCCGACAGGCGGCCCTGGCCCTCGACCATGCTCATCAACGCGGCCTGGTGCATCGCGACATCAAGCCCGAAAACATTTTGGCCGACGGGGCCGATCTCACGACGCCGCCCACCGTCAAGCTGCTCGACATGGGTCTGGCCCGACTGATGCACGAAGAACCGGCCGAAGACGCCGAGTTGACGGGCGAAGGCAGGTTGATGGGCACGCCCGATTACGTCTCGCCCGAACAAGCGATGCAGGCCGGCGACGCCGACATTCGTTCCGACATTTACAGTCTGGGGGCGACCTTTTACAAGATCCTGACGGGTGAAGTCCCCTTCGAGGGCGGCGACGTGCGGCAACGTTTGATGGCGCGGTTGGTGAACGACGCGCCACGGGCATCGGGCCGCCGCGACGATTTGCCGGAGGAGGTCGACGAGATCGTGGCCCGCATGCTGGCACGCGAGCCGGACGACCGCTTTCAGACTCCGGCCGAGCTGGCCGAGGCGCTGTTTCCTTTCAGCTTCGAAGGCCAGCGGACCGCGGCGGGTGCGGTCAACGCGGCCGTCGCCCACGAGAGCGACCATGCGTTGGGCAGCTTCTTCGACCGCATGGCTGAGGAAGAGGACGACGTGCCCCTGCAGCCCGTGCAGGCGGTTCAACCCGTGCGGGAGGCCGTCAGCGGGCCGTCGCCGCGGCGCGCCACGAGTGGCCGGCGGCAAGCACCTCGGCGCAATTGGGTCGTGGGCGTCGTGGTGGGTTGCGCGATTTCGGTGCCCGTGGTGGCGCTGATGTTTTGGGGGATGCGTTCGGCGACGTTGGTCTTGAACTGGCCGCTCGACCAGCGGCGCGGCAGCCAGCTTCTGGTGGACGGCGATGTCTTAGCGGTCCCAAATCAGAATCCGGCGGCCGTTTCTGTGCCCGCCGGCAAGCGACGGGTGGTGATTCGCCGCCGCGGCTACGACCCGATTGAATGGACTCTCGACCTGACCCGCGGACAGCAGATCAAGAAGCGAGTCGCCTTTGAGAAGACCGACCTATCGCGCCCCTTCCGATTCGGAACCGGCGATAAATAAGTGTTCGCTCCCCTTCCCGCGGCCCGGTGCCACTGGCCTTGTCGCCGAAATCCGCGTCCGCTATCATCCGCGACCATTTCAACAGAATGGGCCAGCCTGCGCGCCGGGGTTCTCGGCCGCGACACGCCCAAGAAAGGCGACAGGAGGTCGCCGCGAAAAAGCGAAGGGAGTCGAACCGACCATGCAATCGTCGGCCATGGTGGCGTTTCGCACGGTGATCATGATCACGTGCCTGGTGGCCGTGCCGCTGGCCGCGCTGACGGGCACCGCCGTGACGAAAGTCGTCAAGACGGCGCTGGGCGATCGCGGCGCGTCGTCGCCGTCGGGCGAAGTCGGTGGCAGCGAAGGGCCTTTCGGCCGCCCGCCGCTCGCGGCCGCCGAGGAGCCGGAACATGCGCCGCGGGTCGTCGCGCCGGCCGCCGGAGGGGCGACGAAAGTCGCCCAAGCCAGCCCCCTCTTGCCCCGCGCGCGGATCACGGCTGTCCGCGCGGTCGCCGATGCGCCGGAGGTCGCGGGCGGCCGACCGGCGGAGGCCGCCATCGAGACCGCGCCCTTGTGGAACGCGCCGCCCCGCACGGCCAGCACTCCCCGCAACCGCGACATGACAGCCCACTTTGCCCCCTCGCGAGTTTCCGCTTCCCTGCCGTCCGAACGGCAGGCGCGGGGCGGCCGCCCCAAAGCGTTGCACAAGACCGTCTATTCTCAGCCCGACGAAGATGCTGCGACGGAAGCGGCGCCTGCGGCCAAGACGGTCGGCGGCGACTTGGAGTTGGTGCCCATCGAGCAGGCAATGACCGACAACCGCTTTGCCGACAGCGAGCGGCGACTGCGCGAGCTGGGCGCGATTTACTACCGGTTGGAAACGTGGGGCGACGGCGGGCATTTCTATCGCTGCTCGTGCAGCATCGCCGCGGCGCCGCGGAGCCGCGCCACCCGGCACTTCGAGGCCATCGACGCCGCGCCCTCGCAAGCCATCCAAGCGGTGATCGCCCAGGTGCAGGCCTGGCGCGACAAAAGCGCGTCGCGGTAAATCGGTCGGGCGAGTTTGTTCTTTGTCGGTTCGCTCCATATTATAATTGAAG from Pirellulales bacterium carries:
- a CDS encoding serine/threonine-protein kinase, yielding MSVSTGEQLYEHLQESRLFSAEQLADLHDELLAKPSRPAGGLADELVKRGLITLWQARQLLSGRHAFFVGKYKLLECLGTGGMGTVYKAYHAMTDRVVALKLVSKAILANPPAVARFRTEVRLICSLNHPNIITAYDADSVGDMHFLVMEFGQGRDLRAWLKEHGPLPVDWACDCIRQAALALDHAHQRGLVHRDIKPENILADGADLTTPPTVKLLDMGLARLMHEEPAEDAELTGEGRLMGTPDYVSPEQAMQAGDADIRSDIYSLGATFYKILTGEVPFEGGDVRQRLMARLVNDAPRASGRRDDLPEEVDEIVARMLAREPDDRFQTPAELAEALFPFSFEGQRTAAGAVNAAVAHESDHALGSFFDRMAEEEDDVPLQPVQAVQPVREAVSGPSPRRATSGRRQAPRRNWVVGVVVGCAISVPVVALMFWGMRSATLVLNWPLDQRRGSQLLVDGDVLAVPNQNPAAVSVPAGKRRVVIRRRGYDPIEWTLDLTRGQQIKKRVAFEKTDLSRPFRFGTGDK